The following DNA comes from Alienimonas californiensis.
CGCACCTGCCGACGCAACTCTTCATCGAACGAGACACGCCCGCCGGCCGCGCCGCCGGGGTGGTGCGGGACTCGGCGGTGACGGCGGAGAACCTGCTGACGGTCGACCGCTCGCTGATCCTCCGACGCATCGGTCGGCTGACGCCCGCCCTGCGGTCGGAGTTGGATGACTGCCTTCGATCTGTCCTGGAACTCTGATGGCCGCCCCCCTGCCGCGACTTCGCCTCCGTACCGCTGCCCGTTGGTCGCTGGCGGCGGCGTTGGTGGGGGCGGGGTTGAATCACTTTTTTCAGCCGTATTATTATCTGCCGCTCGTGCCGCCGGCGTTGTCGGGGCCGGGGGTTTGGAACGCCGTCGCCGGGGCGGCGGAGATCCTCGGCGGGGTCGGGTTGCTCGTCCCGCGGCTACGGACGGCGGCGATGTGGGGGTTGATCGCGATGCTGGTCGCGTTCCTGTGGGTGCACGTCGAGATGATCGCGTACCCGGACCGCACCGAACTCGGCCGGGACGCGCCGACGTGGCTGCTGTGGGCCCGGTTGCCGCTGCAGGGTGTGCTGATCGCTTGGGTGTGGTGGGTCGGGCAGAGCGAGGGCACGGGAGCCGGGGGGCGCGCCGCCTAGCGGCGACGGCGAACCGGGGCGGGCGTCAAATTATTTCCCCGCCGGGCGGGCCTGCCACTCGTCGCCCTTTTCCAGCACGCCGTTCGCCCCTTCGCCGTGGAGCCAGCTTTTGGCGGCGGGGTCGGCCCGCAGGTGGGCGTCCCAGAAGGCGGTGGTGAGGGCCCGAATCGCCCAGTGGTGGTTCGGGTTGCGGGTCCGTTGGCCGAAGCCGCCGCGGACGTCGGCGAAGGCGTGGTGCTCGGCGTCCTTAAGGACTAATTGATAGCGGTCGATCGTCGGGGGCAGGGCGGGGAAGACCTGTCGGCGGCTCTCGGGGGTTTGCGTGGTGACGCCGGCGCCGTCGTCTTTAGTGCCGGTCATGAGGAGCCAGGGGATCGCCACCTCGCCGAAGGCCTCCGCCGGGGTGCCGCGGCTGGGGGCGCTGGGGCTGAGGGCGACAGCGGCGTCGATCCGCGGGTCCGCGCCCTGCGGGCCGAGCCGGCCGAGGGATTGGCCGGAGACGTGTTGCGTGGTCACGGCGCCGAAGGAGTGCCCGCTCATGCCGACGCGGCCGAGGTCCAGCCGGCCGAACAGCGGGTGGCCCTGTTCCTCGTTCCAGATCTTCAATTGATCCAGCGTCGTCTGCACGTCGGCGATCCGCGACTGCAGGTTGCCGGCGGAGGCGGCCTGTTTCATCGCGGCCAGGCGGCGGCCGAGGGGGGCGTCCCGCCAGACCGCGTCGTCGCTGCCGGGGTGTTGCAGGTTCGCCGTGACGTACCCGCGGGCGGCCCAGTGTTCGGCGAGGTAGGTTCCGCCCTCCTTGTTGCCGCCCAGTCCGTGGCTGAACAGCAGGACCGGCGCCGGCCCCTCGGCGTTCGGCAACCGCACGCGCAGCGGCACGTCGCGGTCGCGCTGGGCGTCGTGCACGGTCAGGTCGAGCGGCTTCGCTTCGAAGTCCGTCGGCAGGGCGAGCGGGTCGTAGGGCTGCTGTTCGGCCGGGGGCTCCGCCCAGCCGAGCGACAGGGCGAGCAGGCAGGGGACGAGCATGAGAGCGGCCGGGGCGGGGGGCGGCGGGGGTTTCTCGATATCTAACCCAGAAGACCGGCGGCAGGTTTCCGAGATTCGCAAGTGCGGCAGCCCGAGGCGGCGGGTGAAGAGCGTGCGGGCGCCGCTGCCCCCTCACCCCCGGCCCCTCTCCCCCAAAAGGGGGGCGAGGGGGGACGAGGACTGGGGACGTCAAAGAACGGTTCGCCGCGCTCTGCTCCCCTCTCCCTTGAGGGAAAGGGGCCGGGGGTGAGGGTGGCGCACGGTTCACCCGCCCCCGCTCTGCCGTTAGCCGCCGCGTAATAAGACCCGCAGGCCGAAGATCTCGCGGAACAGCGGGCCGGATTGCTTCACGGCGAGGCGTTCCAGGCTCAGGTCGTCCACGCCGGGGGCGGTGAGGATGAGGCGGTCGCCGTCCACGCGGGCGATCACGTCCTTCACCCGGCCGCTGCGGCTTTCGTCCAGGGCCTTCGCCAGTCGCAAAATCGCGGCGAGCTTGGCGACGGCGACGCGCTCCGGGCGGTCCATCTGGGTGAAGGGGGTGTGCGTCGCCTTCGGGCTGGCCCGGCGGTGGTAGCGGGCCACCAGCCCGATGACGCTGAGGTCCCGCCGGCTCACCCCGAACAGATCGCTGTTCGCAATTAAATACATCGAGTGCTTGTGATAACCCGTCGTGCCCACGAACAGACCGATCTCGTGCAGCAGCGCCGCGAGGGACAGCAGGCGGCCGTGGCGGGCGTCCAGGCGGTGGCGCTCGGCGAGTTGCTCGAACAGGCGGTCGGCGAGGCGGGCGACCTGCCGGGCGTGATCGGTGTCCACCCGGTAGCGGCGGCCCAGATGGACGGCGGATTGCACCGCCTGGGCGGCGGCGCGGTCGGTCCAGTCGCCGCGGGCGGCGGTGTCGCGGATCAGGCCGTCGCGGAGGTGGACCTCGGCGACGACCATCTCCTCCAGGCCCAACGCCTCGGCGAGCCGCAGGTTCACCAATAAGGCCGGGCGGAGGGTTTCGGCCTGCTCGAAGGGGAGGTGATAGAGGCGGGCGAGTTCGTCCTCGGTGCGGGCGAAGGCGTCGTCGAGGAACTCCCGCAGGCAGGAGAGCGGCAGGCGCTGGGCGGCGGCGTCCGGGCCGGCTTCCGGCTCCTCGCCGGCGCCGGGCTGGGGGGGCATGAGATGATTGGCGGCGAAGCGGACGTCCGCCCCCAACGCGACCAGCGCCGAGGCGTCTTCCGGCAGGTCGGCGGCCATGCGGCGGGCGGCCCGGTCGGCCTGGCGCTCCCACAGGTGGCGGGGGCTGGCGCCGGCGGCGGCCCGCACCGCCTCCCGCATTCGCAGGGCGCCGACGCGGTAGCTCTGGGAGAACCGCACGTCCCCCCCGCGGATCGCCAGCAGGTCCGTGGTGCCCCCGCCGACCTCGGCGACCGCGGCGGTCGCCTCGTGCAGCGCCGGGTCGGCCTGGAGATAGGGCAGCACGCCGAGGTAGGTGACGCGGGTGGTCTCCGCCTCGTCGATCGGCTCAATTTCAATGCCGGTGGCGGCGAAGATGCGGTCGAGAAAGGTGAGGCGGTTGGTGGCCTCGCGGACGGCGCTGGTGGCGACGACCCGCAACCGCCCGCCGCCGGCTTCCGCCCCGCCGGCCCCGCCGCCGGAGAGCCCCCGCCCGCCGGGGGAGAGGTCGTACTGTTCAAGCACGCGGCGGTAATCCCGCAGGACGGCGACGCAGGACTCCATCGTGGCGGGGGTGATGGCGCCGTCGGTGAAGACGTCCTTGCCGAGGTTCACCGCCCGGGTGAGGTGCTCCAGCGGCCGGACGGAGCCGTCGGCGGCGACTTCCGCGAGGGCCAGCCGCATCGCGGTCGCGCCCACGTCGATCACCGCGACGGGCAGCGGGGGGGCGGGGGCGTTGGTCAAGTGCGGCGGCGGATCGGGGGAGGTGATGAGGGAGGAGTGATGGGGGAGGGGAGGAAAGGGCACGCCGTTTCACCCCTCCCTCCTCCCTCCTCACCCCTTACCCGAGTCCGCCTGTCGCTGTTGCCACGCGGCGGCGCCCATGACGGCGGCTTCGTCGCCCAGTTCGGCGGGGACGACGTCGAAGGCGCCGCGGAAGGCGGGCATGACGGCAGCCAGGGCGGCCTTCTTCACCGCGGGCACCAGCAGTTTGGGCATCGCCTCGACCAGCCCCCCGCCCAACACGACCACGTCCGGGGCGAGCAGGTTCACCACCCCGCCGATCGTCGTGCCGATGATCTCCGCGGCGTCGAGCAGGATCCGACGGACGGCGGGGTCCTTCTCCGCGCTCTCGGATAGGGCGCCGCTGCGGATGTCCGTCAGGTCGGTGCCGGTGTTCTTCATCAGGTGCGGCGCCTGCCCGCGGTAGGCGGCGAGGGCGGCCTGGCCGGCGATCGTCAGCTTGCTGGCGACGGCCTCCAGCGTGCCCCGCTGACCCAGCCCGCTGCGGGGTCCCAGCGGGTCGACCGGCATGTGGCCGATCTCCATGCAGCTCATTTTCGCGCCGCGGAAGATGGCGCCCTCGTAGACCAGTCCCCCGCCGATGCCGGTGCCGGGGAACACGCCCAGCACGCAGCGTTTCTCCTTGCCGGCGCCGAACTTCCATTCGCCGTACACGCCGGCGTCCACGTCGTTGCAGAGGGTGACGGGGCAGTCGAAGGCCTCGCCGAGCAGCTTCGTCAGCGGCACGTCCTTCCAACCGAGGTTGGCGGTGTTCAGCAGCACGCCTTTATCGAGATCGGTGACCCCCGGCGCCCCCACGCCGATGCCGATCACCTGCTGGGCGGTGACGCCGGCGTCGTCCAGGCAGTCCTGGATGGTGGCGATCATCCGATCGACGCCCGCCTCGCTGCCCAGGTGCCCCTTGGTTTTGCGGCGGTCCTTGCCCAGCAGCTTGTAGTCGGCGTCGAAGGCGCAGGCGTACATCTTCGTCCCGCCCAGATCGAATCCGATCCGCACGCCGTCGCCGGGAGCGTCCGCGGCCGGGGGCGTGTCGGATTCGGGGGAGTCGGTCATGGGGTCGGGGCGGCGTCGTGGAAGGGCGGGACGGAGACCGCGAGTCTATCGCCGCCCCCGCAGCGCTTCACCGCCGCCGCCGGACGAACGACGAACCGACAGGCGACAAATCGGCAAAAAATTCGGCGGCTTTGTGAATTCGCCCCCCGCGGGGAGTGGACAGGCGCGAATCCCCCGCAACCATAGGGAACGCCCCCTGAGGAACGGGGGGGCAAATGCGGTTCGGGGACCCCTCCCCGCTGCCGCCGGCCCGCTCACAACACGCGCTTCGCCCCGCACCCGCACTTTCGATCGCCCTCCAAGGACGGACCCGATGCTGATCCTCTCCCGCAAACTCGGTCAGTCGATCCGGCTGCCGGAGCAGAACGTGACGGTGCACGTGGTCGCCGTCACCGGCCGCACGGTGCGGCTGGGCGTGGAGGCCCCGCCGGAGGTGACGATCCTTCGCAGCGAACTGGATCGGAGCGAACTGGACGCGGCGCCCGCCGCGCCGCCGCCCCCCCCGACGGTCGCGCCGCCGCGGGACCTGCCGCCGTCGCGCGACCTGGAAGAGTTGTGCTCCGCGTTGGATCGGCTGGCGGACCGACTGTCCGCGGCGGAGCGGGACCTCGCCGCCCGGGACGCCGGCCCAGGCTCACTGGCCGACCTGACGGAGGAGCTGGAGCAAACCCGGCGGACGCTGGCCCGCATCGCCGGTTGCGGCGGCGCGACCTCGCTGGCCTGCTGAACCCGCCGCGTCTCGCGGCCGACGCTCGCCGTCCGGCCCGTCGGGGCGGGGGACGTCCGTCAGTCGCGGGCGAATACTCCATCGGCTACGGTTCGGCGGTTCGCTGATACGCTCTCGCTCGCCCCGCTCATGACCTTCCTCCCGCGCCTCCCCGCTGCCGTCCGGCACTTCGTCGCCCTGCCCGCGTTGCTGTGGGCGGCGACGCTCACCGTCCCCCTCGCCGGCTGCGGCGGCGGCTATGAGGACGGCGTGGCCGACCCGATGTCCGAAGAGGCGGCCCTCGCGGAAGAAGAGGAAATGAGCCGCCCCCCCGGGACCGACGGCTAAGCGTCGCTGCGGCCGACTGACCCGCGTTGCGCCGGGACCCCCGCGTCGCGACGGGTCGACGTCGCGAGAAGTCGTCGCCCGGTCGCGGCCCGATCCATCAAAAACGCCCCGGCCGTTCCCGGCCGGGGCGTCGTTCGTATCGCGGGTCCGAGGCCGTCGGTCGCGGCTCAGTAATCGTCCGGCACTTCGCCGCCGGCCCGGGTGCCCAGGGCGCCCCAGGTGCCGTAGGGGCTCTTCCCGCTGGTCGGTTCGCCGGCGGTCAGGTTTCCGGTGTCGATCGTTTCCGAGATGAAACTGACGGAGCCGTCGCCGAAGAGGAATTGGGCGCCGCCGGTGTGGTAGCTGCCGGCGCTAATGACGCCGTCGTCGGAGGAGTCTGCGTTGTCGGCCTGCATACAGCTGGGGCCGTTGGGGGGCAGGGTGGTGTAGAACCCGGTTTGGGAGGGGTCGCCGATGTTCCAGTAGTTGCCCCGCTGGTGCAGGTTGGTGATGTCCGGGTGATAGAAGCCGGGGTTATCGGGGTCGGCGGCCTTTTTGAGGCATTCCGGTCCGGGGCTTTTCACGACGTCGGCGTAGGAGATGGTGTGTCCGCCGCGGGCCTTCACCGTAATGAAATTGCGGGAGCCGTCGTCCCGGCCGTTCTCCCCGACCAACAGCGTGCCGGTGGTGCCGTCGCGCAGGTCACGAAGCCCCCGCCAGACGCGATAGCCGAAGGCGCCGCGGTTGTGCTTGCTGCCGCCGGAGTCGTTGCTGCCTTCGCCGTTGTCGCCCCAGCAGGCGCTGTAGTTGGTATCGCCCGCGCCGCTCACCGGGGCGCCGTCGGACGGGCAGAGCAGACTGGCGATCGTCGTCTTCCAAGGGCCGTAGCTGCCGTTCCAGGGCTCCGGCCCCATCGCCGGCCACGCCGGGTCCTTCGTGCTGCCGTCCGCATTCACGGCGAGGGGCCTGCTGATCTGATTCCACAGCGCCGTCTGGTCGAGATACGGCAACAGCGGCGGGATCCAGCCCAGCCGGTTCGAGTTTCCGCCGGTTCCCCCGGTGCCGGCGCGGCCGGCGGGGAAGATCTTATAGGTGCTGTGATAGTTGTGCAGGGCCAGGCCGAGTTGCTTGAGGTTGTTCTGGCACTGGCTGCGGCGGGCGGCCTCGCGGGCCTGCTGCACGGCGGGCAGCAGCAGGCTCACCAGGATCGCAATGATGGCGATGACCACCAGCAGCTCGATCAGCGTGAAGCCGCGACGGCGGGACGGGGACGCGGTCCCCATTGAAGGACGATGCATCAGAGCCTGTGATTGGGAGAGGGACGCGGCGTCGAGAGGCGGCGCCGTGGTGACCCCAGACGGGGTGGAGTTCGTCGATGGGACGAACTTGCGAGCCTAGCCGAAACCCATCGGCGAGTTCTACCGGCAAAGGCCGGTCGGCAAGTTCCCAGGGCTCGGCCCGGGGCCGCAGCGGTTTCGCGGCGGCGGTCGCCCGGTCCGGGGGCGGCGGATAAGCTCGTCGCCGACGGGCGGACCGCTCGGTTCGCTCTCACCAATGTCCCCGCCTTCCCGAGACCCCGATGCCCCGTTCCGCCTCCGATCGCTCGCTCCTGCGTGGTTGGGCCTTCGCCGCGCTCGCGCTCGCCCCGTTAACGTTTTCGACCCTCACCCTGACCGGCTGCAGCGAAGATCGCGGCGGGGAGACCGCGCCGGAGGAAGTGGAACCCGACGGCCAGAGCGAACCCCCCGCCTGAGCCCGCCCGCCGGGCGGCCCGCCTGCCGGGCGAGCCGTCGTCGAGACGCCGACGCGCAGCACGCCGCCCCGGGGAACGCACGGTTCCCCGGGGCGGCGTGGGCGTGAAAACCGCGTCGCGGCCGCGGCCGGGCGATCAGAAGTCGTCCACGACTTCGCCGCCGGCCCGACTGCCCAGGGCGCCCCACGTGCCGTAGGGGCTCTGGCCCTTCAGGGGGTTCGTGGCGCTGAGGTTGCCGGTGTCGATCGTCTCGGAGATGAACCGGACCGAACCGTCGCACAATGCGAACTGGGCGCCGCCGGTGTGGTAACTGCCGGGGCTGAAGAAGCCGAGCCCGGTCACGAACGCGTGCCATGCCGTGGAGGACTGCTGGCAGCTGGGGCCGTTGGGCGACAGGATCGTGTTGAACCCGGTGGCGGAGGCCCCGCCGGCGGACCAGTGGTCGCCGCGGTAGCGGGCGTAGGTGTAAGACCCGCTGGAGGTGTTGTACGTCCCCGGCACGTTGGGATCTTCGGCGATGTCCAGGCAGGTGGCCTTGGGGTCGGTGTAGGCGTCGGGCGTGGTATTGTCGCCGTTCACCGGCGTCATGGGGGCGCCCATCAGGTAGCCGCCCTGGAAGGATTCGGCCCCGTTGTCGCGGCCGATCTCGCCGATCAGCAGCGTGTTGACCGTGCCGTCCCGGGCGTCGGCGAGGCTGAAGTGCTTCGGGTTGCCGCCGCGGACCCCCGCGAACATGCCGCGGGCCCGACTCATGTTCGTGGAGTTATTCCCGGCGCCGTTATCGCCCAGGTTCCCGGCGTAGTTGGTGTCGGCGACGCCCGCAGGTTCCGCGGAGTCGGAGGGGCACAGCAGCGAGGAGATCTGGTTCTTCCACGGCGGATAGCTGCTGTAATCCGGGTAGGAGCCGCCCGCGGGGTAGGGCGGGTCCTGGACGGTGCCGTCCGGCAGGACGGACATCGGCTTGCTGATCTGGTTCCACAACGCCGTCTGATCCATGAAGGGCGTCAGCGGGACGATAAAGCTCAGCCAGCCCTCGTTGCTGCCGTAGGGGCGGGCGCGACCGCCGCCGTCGTCCGACCCGCCTTTGGAGGTCGGGAAGACCTTGTAGGTGCTGTGATAGTTGTGCATCGCCAGCCCCAACTGCTTGAGGTTGTTCTGGCACTGGCTGCGGCGGGCGGCCTCGCGGGCCTGTTGCACCGCGGGGAGCAGCAGGGAGACCAGGATCGCGATGATCGCGATCACCACCAGCAGTTCGATCAGCGTGAAGCCGCGACGGCGGCTTCCTTCAGCGAGAGAGTTCCCCGGTGCGGGGCGAAGAATGGACATCGTGTTCCTCTGCGGAAGGAGAGAACCCAACGAGTGGGATGGGTGACGCAGCGACCAGGAGCGGTCGAAATGACCGAGCCGCCGCGGGTCCTGAAGCAAAACGCGTCAACGCATTTCGATTCATGGGACCAAAGAGTACCCAAAAGTCAATCCAATATCAGGGGGTGTTTGTCCGAATCGGTCCGCCCGCCGATTTCGGAGCGGAGCGGCGGGCGTCGGCGACCGTTCCCGGAAGCGGCGTTCGACGGTTGCGGCTCTCGCCCTTGCTCCACGGGCGTTTTCGACCGTCGTCCTGACGGGGCGCTCCGGCGATCGCGGCGGTGTGACCGTTCCCGATCCGGTGGCGGATGAGGAGGTCGGCGACCCGAACCCCTGATCTGACGAAACCCCGCCCTGCATGACGGCGGAGACGCGGATCGAAAAAACCGGCCCGGGGACGTGCGTCCCCGGGCCGGTCTGCGGTTTGGAACGTCGCCGTTCCGTGTCGTTGCCGGGACGGGCCCGGACAGGATCAGAAGTCGCTGACGACCTCGCCGCCGCCGCGGGTGCCCAGGGCGCCCCAGGTCCCGTAGGGGCTGGGCCCCTTGGTGACGTTGGCGTTGAGGGAGGAGTTCTCTAGGTTGCCGGTGTCGATGGTCTCGGAGATGAACCGGACCGAACCGTCGACCAGCGCCACCTGGACGCCGCCGGTGTGGTAGCTGCCGGCGGAGTAGATGCCGTAGCCGTCCTGGATGCCGTTCCACGAGTCTCCGCCCGGGCCGCAGCTGGGGCCGTTCGGGGGCAGGATGGTGTGGAAGCCGGTCGCGGCGACGCCGCCGGCGGTCCAGTAGGAACCGCGATTGTTCGTGTAGGTGCCGGTCCCGCCGTAGGTGCCGGGGAGATTCGGGTCGTCGACGGCCTGCAGGCACTCGACGTACGGGTCGGAGTAGCCGTTGCCGCCGGCGATCGTGGCCAAGCTCACGCCCCGCATATAGCCGCCCTGAAAGGCCTGGTTGCCGTTGTCGCGACCGATCTCGCCGATCAGCAGGGTGTTGACGGTCCCGTCGCGAGCGTCGCCGATGCTGAACTGCAGGCGGCGGTCGCGTACCCCGCGGTCGCCGGCGAACATGCCGCGGGCGATGGAGAGGTTGACGGTCCGGCCGCTGCGGCCGTTGTCGCCCCAGTTCCCGCCGTAGTTGGTATCGGCGACGCCGGTCGGTTCCGAGCCGTCGCTGGGGCAGAGCAGGGACGAAATCTGGTTGCGCCAGGGTCCGTAGTTGGAGAAGTCCGGGTAGGCGCCGCCGGGGGCGAACGGCGGGTTCTGAACGGAGCCGTCGGGCTTCACGGCCAACGGCCTGCTGATCTGGTTCCACAATGCCGTCTGGTCCATGTAGGGCAGCAGCGCGATGATGAAGCTGGACCAGCCCTCGGCGCCGTGCGTTTCGCGCGGCGTGGAGCCGTTGTCGTGCGACCCGCCCTTGCCGGCCGGGAAGACCTTGTAGGTGCTGTGATAGTTGTGCATCGCCAGCGCCATCTGCTTGAGGTTGTTCTGGCACTGGCTGCGGCGGGCGGCCTCGCGGGCCTGTTGCACCGCGGGGAGCAGCAGGGAGACCAGGATCGCGATGATCGCGATGACCACCAGCAGTTCGATCAGCGTGAAGCCGCGGCGGCGAACCGTCCGTACGTTGGGCGGCAGGGGGGCGGAGGGCATGAAGTGCGTCCGGGGTCGGAAGGGAAGAGTGGACAGAGAAGGCTGTGCGGGGGTGGAAAC
Coding sequences within:
- a CDS encoding type II toxin-antitoxin system PemK/MazF family toxin, whose amino-acid sequence is MSGPSRVPPAVRRGDVVVLDWSYSDGGASKVRPAVVVQSDALNRRLTATVVAALTSNTARAHLPTQLFIERDTPAGRAAGVVRDSAVTAENLLTVDRSLILRRIGRLTPALRSELDDCLRSVLEL
- a CDS encoding DoxX family protein, which translates into the protein MAAPLPRLRLRTAARWSLAAALVGAGLNHFFQPYYYLPLVPPALSGPGVWNAVAGAAEILGGVGLLVPRLRTAAMWGLIAMLVAFLWVHVEMIAYPDRTELGRDAPTWLLWARLPLQGVLIAWVWWVGQSEGTGAGGRAA
- a CDS encoding alpha/beta hydrolase family protein; amino-acid sequence: MLVPCLLALSLGWAEPPAEQQPYDPLALPTDFEAKPLDLTVHDAQRDRDVPLRVRLPNAEGPAPVLLFSHGLGGNKEGGTYLAEHWAARGYVTANLQHPGSDDAVWRDAPLGRRLAAMKQAASAGNLQSRIADVQTTLDQLKIWNEEQGHPLFGRLDLGRVGMSGHSFGAVTTQHVSGQSLGRLGPQGADPRIDAAVALSPSAPSRGTPAEAFGEVAIPWLLMTGTKDDGAGVTTQTPESRRQVFPALPPTIDRYQLVLKDAEHHAFADVRGGFGQRTRNPNHHWAIRALTTAFWDAHLRADPAAKSWLHGEGANGVLEKGDEWQARPAGK
- a CDS encoding Ppx/GppA phosphatase family protein, which translates into the protein MPFPPLPHHSSLITSPDPPPHLTNAPAPPLPVAVIDVGATAMRLALAEVAADGSVRPLEHLTRAVNLGKDVFTDGAITPATMESCVAVLRDYRRVLEQYDLSPGGRGLSGGGAGGAEAGGGRLRVVATSAVREATNRLTFLDRIFAATGIEIEPIDEAETTRVTYLGVLPYLQADPALHEATAAVAEVGGGTTDLLAIRGGDVRFSQSYRVGALRMREAVRAAAGASPRHLWERQADRAARRMAADLPEDASALVALGADVRFAANHLMPPQPGAGEEPEAGPDAAAQRLPLSCLREFLDDAFARTEDELARLYHLPFEQAETLRPALLVNLRLAEALGLEEMVVAEVHLRDGLIRDTAARGDWTDRAAAQAVQSAVHLGRRYRVDTDHARQVARLADRLFEQLAERHRLDARHGRLLSLAALLHEIGLFVGTTGYHKHSMYLIANSDLFGVSRRDLSVIGLVARYHRRASPKATHTPFTQMDRPERVAVAKLAAILRLAKALDESRSGRVKDVIARVDGDRLILTAPGVDDLSLERLAVKQSGPLFREIFGLRVLLRGG
- a CDS encoding ROK family protein; this encodes MTDSPESDTPPAADAPGDGVRIGFDLGGTKMYACAFDADYKLLGKDRRKTKGHLGSEAGVDRMIATIQDCLDDAGVTAQQVIGIGVGAPGVTDLDKGVLLNTANLGWKDVPLTKLLGEAFDCPVTLCNDVDAGVYGEWKFGAGKEKRCVLGVFPGTGIGGGLVYEGAIFRGAKMSCMEIGHMPVDPLGPRSGLGQRGTLEAVASKLTIAGQAALAAYRGQAPHLMKNTGTDLTDIRSGALSESAEKDPAVRRILLDAAEIIGTTIGGVVNLLAPDVVVLGGGLVEAMPKLLVPAVKKAALAAVMPAFRGAFDVVPAELGDEAAVMGAAAWQQRQADSGKG
- a CDS encoding carbon storage regulator, with amino-acid sequence MLILSRKLGQSIRLPEQNVTVHVVAVTGRTVRLGVEAPPEVTILRSELDRSELDAAPAAPPPPPTVAPPRDLPPSRDLEELCSALDRLADRLSAAERDLAARDAGPGSLADLTEELEQTRRTLARIAGCGGATSLAC
- a CDS encoding DUF1559 domain-containing protein gives rise to the protein MGTASPSRRRGFTLIELLVVIAIIAILVSLLLPAVQQAREAARRSQCQNNLKQLGLALHNYHSTYKIFPAGRAGTGGTGGNSNRLGWIPPLLPYLDQTALWNQISRPLAVNADGSTKDPAWPAMGPEPWNGSYGPWKTTIASLLCPSDGAPVSGAGDTNYSACWGDNGEGSNDSGGSKHNRGAFGYRVWRGLRDLRDGTTGTLLVGENGRDDGSRNFITVKARGGHTISYADVVKSPGPECLKKAADPDNPGFYHPDITNLHQRGNYWNIGDPSQTGFYTTLPPNGPSCMQADNADSSDDGVISAGSYHTGGAQFLFGDGSVSFISETIDTGNLTAGEPTSGKSPYGTWGALGTRAGGEVPDDY
- a CDS encoding DUF1559 domain-containing protein, which gives rise to MSILRPAPGNSLAEGSRRRGFTLIELLVVIAIIAILVSLLLPAVQQAREAARRSQCQNNLKQLGLAMHNYHSTYKVFPTSKGGSDDGGGRARPYGSNEGWLSFIVPLTPFMDQTALWNQISKPMSVLPDGTVQDPPYPAGGSYPDYSSYPPWKNQISSLLCPSDSAEPAGVADTNYAGNLGDNGAGNNSTNMSRARGMFAGVRGGNPKHFSLADARDGTVNTLLIGEIGRDNGAESFQGGYLMGAPMTPVNGDNTTPDAYTDPKATCLDIAEDPNVPGTYNTSSGSYTYARYRGDHWSAGGASATGFNTILSPNGPSCQQSSTAWHAFVTGLGFFSPGSYHTGGAQFALCDGSVRFISETIDTGNLSATNPLKGQSPYGTWGALGSRAGGEVVDDF
- a CDS encoding DUF1559 domain-containing protein; translation: MPSAPLPPNVRTVRRRGFTLIELLVVIAIIAILVSLLLPAVQQAREAARRSQCQNNLKQMALAMHNYHSTYKVFPAGKGGSHDNGSTPRETHGAEGWSSFIIALLPYMDQTALWNQISRPLAVKPDGSVQNPPFAPGGAYPDFSNYGPWRNQISSLLCPSDGSEPTGVADTNYGGNWGDNGRSGRTVNLSIARGMFAGDRGVRDRRLQFSIGDARDGTVNTLLIGEIGRDNGNQAFQGGYMRGVSLATIAGGNGYSDPYVECLQAVDDPNLPGTYGGTGTYTNNRGSYWTAGGVAATGFHTILPPNGPSCGPGGDSWNGIQDGYGIYSAGSYHTGGVQVALVDGSVRFISETIDTGNLENSSLNANVTKGPSPYGTWGALGTRGGGEVVSDF